The genomic stretch GGAAAGAACACCCCGCCACTCCAGACCCCCAACCAACTCTCGCCATCGACGAGGCGCGTCACCGCCAGTTCCACCATTTGGTAGAACACGTTGCGATGGACCAGCGCCTCAAGGTTGTTGCGCACCAGCACGTAGGGCGAGGGTTCCTGGGTGTGCGGATCAATCACCACCCGTAGCGGGTGCGACGGGCCGGCGTCAATCAGGTCTTCGACATTGGAGGTAAACCGCAGGAGCTGGCTTTCGCCCTGCCCCTCGACCTCCAGCGACACGGCCACAAAGGGCGCGTCATCCACCTGGATCCCGACCTTCTCTACCGGGGTGATCAAGAAGTAATCATCGCCATCGCGGCGGATGATAGTGGAGAACAGCTTGACCATCGGTTTGCGCCCGATGGGCGTGCCCAGGTAATACCAGGTGCCATCGCGGGCAATGCGCATGTCGATATCGCCGCAGAAATCCGGGTTCCATAGGTGAACGGGAGCCGGTCCCTTGCCCTTGGGCAACTGTGCCAACAAATCATTGGCCTTGGCCGAGTCCGTCATGCTGTTCTCCTTTGCATCACTGGTCGCTCATGCCCAGCAGGCTGCGGGCGTACTGCCGCAGCGGAGGGCCAAGCAGATCTTCGGGCTTGTTGTCGTGGAACGTCAGTAAACCGCCACGACTGCGAATCCGTGCAGTATCGATCAAATACTGGGTGCTGGTCTCGATCAACATGATCTGGATCACCCCGCTGTCGACTCCCAGGCGGTCCAGGGCTTCCTGGTCGGCCCACTCATCCGCATTGCCAATACGATCATCAGCCTTGGCGAACCGCGTATACAACAGGTAATGAGCGCCTACTTCACGGGCTTCAGCCATGGCCTGCTCCAGACCTTCCGGGGCGCGGGCGCGGCGGACCATGGGGAAGTACTCGATAAAGCCATTGAAAGCTTCCTCAGCCACCACATTGGGGCGCGGATAGGCACTGCCCGGCGGCGTGAATGCACCCTGGGCGATAAACACAAAGGAATCGGGTTGTATGCGAACCGAGTTGGAACGACGGGTATCGCTGTGATCCAGCAGACCGGCATCGCTCATCTGATAGCGAGTGCCTTCGGCCATATCGCTGACTGTCATGCAGCCACCCAGCGCAAACGACGCCAGCAACAAAACCAGACTACGCATCCTATCCTCCAGAGGCCGGTGACGGAAAACCGGCGAATGGGCACAAGATGCAGATTTTGCGCCAGCTTGCCTGGCTAGCCGCCAATGATCTTCATCACCGTCGCCCCGCCGGAAAACGCTACTTCCTGCTTGTCACCCAAAGCCTTGACCAATAGACGCTGCAACGCGGGCAACGCCTGGTGACGCGGCTTGTCCAACAGATCGCCGACGTAGTGGCGATTGCTCGAAGACAGGCAGCCGTGCAACCAGCCGGTGGAGGAAAGCCGCAGGCGGGAACAGGTACGGCAAAACGGCACGCTTTCATTGGCAATCACGCCGAAAAATCCCTGGCCGGGAACCTCATAACGTACAGCTGTGGCATCCACCGGCGCATCAGCCTGCAGGTATTCGTGATGGTCGCCAATCAGGCTCAGCAGTTGCTGGAGGCTGACAAATTGCTGCAGGAAGGCATTGGAGTCGCTGGCCAGGTGGCCCATGCGCATCAACTCGATAAAACGCAGTTCATAACCACGCTCCAGGCAATACTCCAGCAGCGGCATGACCTGGTCGAGGTTCTGCCCGCGCAGCGGCACCATATTGACCTTGATCTTGATTCCCGCTGCGCGCGCCTGGTCCATGCCATCGAGGACCGTGGCCAGGTCGCCCCCCCGGGCAATCCCGCGAAACGCGACGGCATCAAGGGTATCGAGGGACACATTGATACGGCGAATGCCGGCATCGACCAGCAATGGCAACTTGCGCGCCAGCAACTGGCCGTTCGTGGTCAGGCTGATATCGCTCAAGCCCATTTGCCCGACGGCCTGCATGAAGGTTTCGAGCTTGGGGCTGACCAGGGGCTCGCCGCCGGTAATGCGCAGACGATCGATGCCCGCCGCCTCGATCAGGTAGGCCACGCCACGGGCCATGGCCTCGGCCGAGAGTTCGTCCTGCGCAGCCACCAAGCGCTTGCCGTTGGGCACGCAGTAGGTACAGGCGTAATTGCAGGCTGAGGTCAGGCTGATCCGCAAATTGCGAAAACGCCTGCCTTGACGATCAACGATCATGGATCACTCCGGCAGAGGATAATTCGGGCGCGCTAAAACCTGACTCATAAATCAGATTTTAGCAAGGTCCATGCCTGAGTATATTCCTGGGTTACCACATACGGCAGTAAATCAACCGGCCATTGTCCGGGTGAATGCCTTAGGTGGCAGGTGTCTCGGGGTTCGGCAGATCGGTGCTGTGCTTGCGCTTGTTGCCCATGCGCACGCCGATATCCATCAGGAACTGGAAGAAGCCTTCCTGATCTTCCAGCACGTTGCTCCAGAATGGCGAGTGATACAGCGCCACGGCGCCATGTACCAACGCCCAGGCGGCGCAGTAATGGAAATAAGGGGGGACGTCTTCCAACTTGCCTTCGCTGATCCGGCCCTTGATCAGCAGGGTCAGGCGCTCAAAGTTAGAGGCCCGGATCTTGTGCAACTCCTCAACCATTTCCGGCACCTGGTGGCCCTTGACCACTTTTTCTTCCAGGCGGTCGAACAGGCGGTAGCGCTGCGGGTCACGCATGCGGAATTCAAAGTACGCCCGGGACAGCGCCTCCTTGTCCTTGTCGACATCGGCCGAGTGCAGCAACTCGTTCAAATCACGCTCATAGTCGAGCATCAGGCGCAAGTAGATCTCGGCCTTGGACTTGAAGTGTTTATAGATCGTGCCTTTGCCGATACCCACGGCATCCGCAATCATCTCGACGGTGACGCTGTCTTCACCCTGTTCGAGGAACAATTTGAGCGCGGTGTCGAGAATTTCCTGCTCGCGGCGGCGAAACTCACGGACCTTACGGGGTTCTTTGTGCATAGAAAGAGGTCTGCAGAGGTCAGTATGGAAAGGGTTGGGTGCCCCAATGACGGAACGTTTTACCCGGTGCGAGGGATTATCCCGACTGGGCGGTCGTTGGGCAACGTCTATATGAACAAGCCACACACTAAACCTACAGCGCGCCAACGAATCAGGCGATATGGGTCAAAAATAAAACACAGATTCGCGCAATGTATTACCACTCAATGAGAACTCAAGGGAAGCGCACGTATTCCAAATCTGTTTAAAAAACGATCAGATGCGGCTGGACTGCACGGAATACTGATCAATACTTCATCTGTCGGTGTGACATCTCCCCCAAGTGAAACACCGATATGGGTACCAACGGACCGCGTACCTTTGTTTACTCCTAATGGTCTTAACCCGGATTCACCCCCCAGAACCCGGGTTTTTTTTGCCTGGGATTCAGCGAACGTGCGCCAGCGGGAACAGACGCTTGAAGTTCTCGGTGGTTTGCTCGGCAAAACGCTCCACCGACTCACCACGCAACATCGCCAGGTAATCCGCCACATCCCGCACATATTCCGGCAGGTTCGGCTTGCCACGATGGGGAATCGGCGCCAGGTAGGGCGAGTCGGTTTCCACCAGCAGACGGTCGGCCGGCACCTGGCGCGCCACATCCCGCAGGGCATCGGCATTGCGGAAGGTGACGATGCCCGACAGGGAAATATAGAACCCAAGGTCCAGGGCCGCCTTGGCCATCTCCCAGTCCTCGGTAAAGCAATGCAGCACACCCGCTTGAGGCAATGCGGCTTCGCGTAGCAAGGCCAGGGTATCGGCACGGGCCCCACGGGTATGGACGATCACTGGTTTACCCGTCTGCTGCGCCGCTTGCAGATGCAGGCGGAACGAGGCCTGCTGCAAATCGGCGGCTTCCGGTTCGTAGTGGTAGTCCAGGCCGGTCTCGCCAATAGCCACCACTCGCGGGTGATTGAGTTCGCCCAGCAGCCAGTCAAGGGCCGGGGCTTCGCCAGGCTTGAGGTCCAGGGGATGGATGCCCACCGAGCAATCGACATCGGCATAGCGCTCGGCCAGTGCCTTGACGTCGGCAGCGTTCTCGGCACTGACACCGATGCACAGGAAGTGCCCGACACCACGCAGACGTGCAGCGTCGAGGGCGGCATCCAGGGAGCCGTCGTGGGCGGTGAGGTCGAGGCGATCAAGGTGGCAATGGGAATCTACGAGCATAAGAAGTTACAACTTGCGTCACAGGAAGTGTCTGGCCGACGAAACATCCGTCAGCCCCGAGAATATCAACGTCGGCCCAGCAGCCCGACCCACTGCACCAGCAGTGCCTCAAGCAACAGCACCCGGTTCAGGTTAGCCTTGCCCAGAACCTTCTGGCGCTGGGCGAGGATCCAGTCCTGAATGCTCAAAACCTTGTCCTGGGCACTCTTCTGCGCCAGGTATTGCACAACCTTGCGCATGTCCATCAAGCCCAGGCCGTTCTCGTCCTGGGTCAGTTGATAGCGCAGAATCAGGCTGGACCAGTCACAGAACCAGTCAAACAGCAGCAACAGCGGCACGTCTTTCCAACCCTCGGCCAGTTGCGTGGCAGACTGCTCCTGCTTGAGCAGCTTCTTCACCCCGTCGACCACCAGCGCACGCTGTTCGCGCACGCCCTGGGCCTGCAGGCTGACCGCCGCCAAGGGCGAACCCGCTGCCAGGGTCAGCAGTTCGACCCGCTCCTGCTCACTGCACGCCGGCAAGGCCTGGGCCAGCCACTGCAAGCTCATGGCCTCGCTTGGCAGCGGGCAGGCCTGTTGTACGCAACGGCTGCGAATGGTCGGCAGCAAGCGACTGGACTGGTGGCTGACCAGCAGCAGCACGGTGTCGCCCGAGGGTTCTTCAAGGCTCTTGAGCAGGGCGTTGGCGGCGTTGATGTTCATCGATTCCACCGGTTCGATCAGCACCACCTTGCGCCCGCCCATCTGCGCAGTCTGCACCACGAAACTCACCAGGTCGCGCACTTGATCGACCTTGATCGCCTTGTCGGCTTCCTCCGGCTCCAGCACGTAGTTGTCCGGGTGGCTGCCGGCCTTGAGCAACAGGCACGACTTGCATTGCCCGCACGCCTCCAGCCCTGCCGGCTGCTGGCACAGCAGGCGCGCCATCAAGCGCTCGGCCAAGGCACGCTTGCCGATGCCCACCGGCCCATGGAGCAGGTAGGCATGGGCGTGCTGGGCACGCCCGGCCAATTGCTGCCACAGGCTGTCCTGCCACGGATAGGCTTCAGCCACGGTAAAGCTCCAACAGTTTGGGGAGCAGCGCATCGATGGCCTGCTGCACCTGCTCCAGCGGCTGCGCGGCATCCAGCAGGCAGTAACGTGATGGTGCGGCCTCGGCACGCTTGAGATAAGCCGCGCGCACCGCCTCGAAAAAGGCCCGGCCTTCCATCTCGAAGCGGTCCAGGCGGCCACGGGCACTGGCCCGGGCCAGGCCGATATCTACCGGCAGGTCGAAGACCAGGGTCAAATGCGGACGCAAGTCGCCCTGGACGAACGTCTCCAGAGTTGCGATGCGCTCCAGGGACAAGCCGCGGCCAGCGCCC from Pseudomonas fluorescens encodes the following:
- a CDS encoding TetR/AcrR family transcriptional regulator — protein: MHKEPRKVREFRRREQEILDTALKLFLEQGEDSVTVEMIADAVGIGKGTIYKHFKSKAEIYLRLMLDYERDLNELLHSADVDKDKEALSRAYFEFRMRDPQRYRLFDRLEEKVVKGHQVPEMVEELHKIRASNFERLTLLIKGRISEGKLEDVPPYFHYCAAWALVHGAVALYHSPFWSNVLEDQEGFFQFLMDIGVRMGNKRKHSTDLPNPETPAT
- the tmk gene encoding dTMP kinase produces the protein MTGLFITLEGPEGAGKSTNREYLAERLRAEGIEVLLTREPGGTPLAERIREVLLATGDEVMNPDTELLLVFAARAQHLAEVIRPALARGAVVICDRFTDSTYAYQGAGRGLSLERIATLETFVQGDLRPHLTLVFDLPVDIGLARASARGRLDRFEMEGRAFFEAVRAAYLKRAEAAPSRYCLLDAAQPLEQVQQAIDALLPKLLELYRG
- a CDS encoding DUF1285 domain-containing protein, which codes for MTDSAKANDLLAQLPKGKGPAPVHLWNPDFCGDIDMRIARDGTWYYLGTPIGRKPMVKLFSTIIRRDGDDYFLITPVEKVGIQVDDAPFVAVSLEVEGQGESQLLRFTSNVEDLIDAGPSHPLRVVIDPHTQEPSPYVLVRNNLEALVHRNVFYQMVELAVTRLVDGESWLGVWSGGVFFPIGLEPRD
- a CDS encoding DNA polymerase III subunit delta'; protein product: MAEAYPWQDSLWQQLAGRAQHAHAYLLHGPVGIGKRALAERLMARLLCQQPAGLEACGQCKSCLLLKAGSHPDNYVLEPEEADKAIKVDQVRDLVSFVVQTAQMGGRKVVLIEPVESMNINAANALLKSLEEPSGDTVLLLVSHQSSRLLPTIRSRCVQQACPLPSEAMSLQWLAQALPACSEQERVELLTLAAGSPLAAVSLQAQGVREQRALVVDGVKKLLKQEQSATQLAEGWKDVPLLLLFDWFCDWSSLILRYQLTQDENGLGLMDMRKVVQYLAQKSAQDKVLSIQDWILAQRQKVLGKANLNRVLLLEALLVQWVGLLGRR
- a CDS encoding GTP 3',8-cyclase MoaA translates to MIVDRQGRRFRNLRISLTSACNYACTYCVPNGKRLVAAQDELSAEAMARGVAYLIEAAGIDRLRITGGEPLVSPKLETFMQAVGQMGLSDISLTTNGQLLARKLPLLVDAGIRRINVSLDTLDAVAFRGIARGGDLATVLDGMDQARAAGIKIKVNMVPLRGQNLDQVMPLLEYCLERGYELRFIELMRMGHLASDSNAFLQQFVSLQQLLSLIGDHHEYLQADAPVDATAVRYEVPGQGFFGVIANESVPFCRTCSRLRLSSTGWLHGCLSSSNRHYVGDLLDKPRHQALPALQRLLVKALGDKQEVAFSGGATVMKIIGG
- a CDS encoding DUF4823 domain-containing protein, encoding MRSLVLLLASFALGGCMTVSDMAEGTRYQMSDAGLLDHSDTRRSNSVRIQPDSFVFIAQGAFTPPGSAYPRPNVVAEEAFNGFIEYFPMVRRARAPEGLEQAMAEAREVGAHYLLYTRFAKADDRIGNADEWADQEALDRLGVDSGVIQIMLIETSTQYLIDTARIRSRGGLLTFHDNKPEDLLGPPLRQYARSLLGMSDQ
- a CDS encoding TatD family hydrolase, which gives rise to MLVDSHCHLDRLDLTAHDGSLDAALDAARLRGVGHFLCIGVSAENAADVKALAERYADVDCSVGIHPLDLKPGEAPALDWLLGELNHPRVVAIGETGLDYHYEPEAADLQQASFRLHLQAAQQTGKPVIVHTRGARADTLALLREAALPQAGVLHCFTEDWEMAKAALDLGFYISLSGIVTFRNADALRDVARQVPADRLLVETDSPYLAPIPHRGKPNLPEYVRDVADYLAMLRGESVERFAEQTTENFKRLFPLAHVR